Proteins encoded within one genomic window of Vanrija pseudolonga chromosome 3, complete sequence:
- the LIPE gene encoding Hormone-sensitive lipase: MLDSILGRPSQTVRRTQVFLVVFFWVWRLYKGDGSAMGRATQTGRHRAVTSARVASHQRSLRTVAQNKTWWRRIWTTLVGRTRGMPWMTNVNERLKYFTPYQIILATFTFIYALRHFDDILGLGAPDPLANMYSRSYYRATYINTAFDAGFSTAMTIRPKWLKDLSSVVFTFYYLIFASQGDEVLRRFRAVCSVEMLRTTWEKTNNPYLRAITYFGRVKLPVVRHITVPRVKESSRSHLPPIKAMLFFAGTEKELEKATELIIDFPGGGFIAMGPECHEERLRTWAKRTGKPVLSIDYGKAPEYPYPWAIEEGFDAYRVIMETKGAILGIKSGRLSTVLTGDSAGGNICTTIMNRIIEHHSGKIPKPAAIILAYPALDFNYTSWMTPANLRVLRTEQSETHIPGLLDGKDHLSHKSPLVVVKDVEKKSKRPPARSRKSWAESIGGKFGMTMTSMDRSARSVSPHRSKSVPGSPVNSFGRGSSRKSGFFALKDEHAADSSSAGEEVSDASETDDEVPNGAPDHRREADKSLRERIKTPGVLSEDKFARQGGILAASPLEDVPAEEVIDAAKAHSKKSPIGTRLTMTSRVGYFQDRTISPSMMRAMAIMYVGPRRSPDFTTDYYISPILTPPHLLEHFPPVYIICGERDPFVDDTVIFAGKLREAKRARRARASNQPTKGDEMPDHILRETDDDWVQMRIIEGWGHGFMQMTALMREVESVLVEMADWIDESFERGVLLQQDIEEIAAAHAAARAAFAPDAPVLLSPTDTKPSPLRSRHVKPVRDYKKNPPNKTLGDADLGSGLGNIDTDDEGIIAFTPKSKKRTPPPSQFAPVPRRSSKESLNRSNSIPRFDADDSHSSGDTMSIDTPTNSVMYSPVESKGTGAFAFFSRPSAAAPKPLKAGPSKSAATALYSGSGPAFRRGSMQNPSLAAAVASAARAASPALAAAGLVPERVVSLDNDELMRRRRAEAVLGLGQVDSGENSADEK; this comes from the exons ATGCTCGACTCGATCCTGGGACGCCCGTCCCAGACGGTGCGCCGCACCCaggtcttcctcgtcgtctttTTCTGGGTCTGGAGACTGTACAAGGGCGACGGCTCAGCCATGGGTCGCGCAACCCAGACGGGAAGACATCGCGCAGTcaccagcgcgcgcgtggcgtcACACCAGCGCTCGCTGCGCACGGTCGCGCAGAACAAGACGTGGTGGCGGAGGATATGGACCACGCTCGTCGGACGCACGCGCGGCATGCCTTGGATGACAAACGTCAACGAGCGATTGA AATACTTCACCCCCTATCAGATCATCCTCGCGACCTTTACCTTCATCTACGCGCTGCGACACTTTGATGACATTTTGGGCCTCGGCG CGCCTGATCCTTTGGCAAACATG TACTCGAGATCGTACTATCGCGCTACCTACATCAATACGGCCTTTGACGCCGGCTTCTCCACCGCAATGACTATCCGACCAAAGTGGCTAAAGGACCTTTCGAGCGTCGTGTTCACCTTCTACTACCTCATTTTTGCTTCACAAGGCGATGAAGTT CTCCGCCGCTTCCGAGCCGTATGCAGTGTCGAGATGCTCAGGACGACATGGGAAAAGACCAACAACCCATAT CTCCGAGCAATCACATACTTTGGCCGCGTCAAGCTTCCGGTTGTGCGCCATATCACGGTGCCACGCGTCAAGGAGTCATCACGCTCGCACCTTCCGCCGATCAAGGCGATGCTGTTCTTTGCAGGCACCGAAAAGGAACTCGAGAAGGCAACCGAACTCATCATCGACTTCCCTGGAGGCGGCTTTATTGCAATGGGCCCCGAGTGCCACGAGGAGCGTCTTCGCACTTGGGCCAAGAGGACCGGCAAGCCCGTGCTCAGTATCGACTATGGCAAGGCTCCAGAGTACCCGTACCCGTGGGCCATTGAGGAAGGCTTTGACGCGTACCGAGTCATCATGGAGACCAAGGGTGCAATCCTTGGCATCAAGAGTGGCAGACTTAGCACAGTTTTGACTGGAGACTCCGC TGGCGGAAACATCTGCACGACCATCATGAACCGCATCATCGAGCACCACTCGGGCAAGATTCCCAAGCCCGCAGCCATCATTCTCGCCTACCCTGCCCTCGACTTCAACTACACGTCATGGATGACACCCGCCAACCTTCGCGTCCTCCGTACCGAGCAGTCCGAGACCCATATTCCTGGCTTGCTGGACGGCAAGGACCATCTGAGCCACAAGTCGCCCCTCGTTGTTGTCAAGGACGTGGAGAAGAAGTCCAAGCGCCCCCCTGCCCGCTCGCGCAAGAGCTGGGCAGAGTCGATTGGCGGCAAGTTTGGCATGACCATGACCAGCATGGaccgctccgctcgctccgtCTCGCCTCATCGCTCCAAGAGCGTTCCTGGCAGCCCTGTCAACTCGTTTGGCCGTGGATCGAGCCGCAAGTCTGGCTTTTTCGCACTCAAGGACGAACACGCAGCAGACTCTTCTTCGGCCGGCGAGGAAGTCTCGGACGCCTCGGAGACAGATGACGAAGTCCCGAACGGTGCCCCCGACCACCGCAGAGAGGCGGACAAGTCGCTCCGTGAGCGTATCAAGACGCCTGGTGTGCTGTCCGAGGACAAGTTTGCCCGGCAGGGTGGTATCTTGGCAGCATCCCCTCTCGAGGACGTtcccgccgaggaggtcattgacgccgccaaggcgcacTCGAAAAAGTCGCCTATCGGCACCCGCCTGACCATGACGAGTCGTGTGGGTTACTTCCAGGACCGTACCATCTCGCCCAGTATGATGCGCGCCATGGCCATCATGTACGTCGGCCCTCGTCGTTCGCCCGACTTTACAACCGACTACTACATCTCCCCTATTCTCACGCCCCctcacctcctcgagcactTCCCTCCCGTGTACATTATCTGCGGCGAGCGTGACCCCTTTGTGGACGACACGGTCATTTTCGCCGGCAAGCTCCGTGAGGCCAagcgtgcgcgtcgtgcccgtgccAGCAACCAGCCCACAAAGGGCGACGAGATGCCCGACCACATTCTGcgcgagacggacgacgactgggTCCAGATGCGCATCATTGAGGGCTGGGGACACGGCTTCATGCAGATGACGGCGCTCATGCGTGAGGTCGAGTCGGTCCTTGTTGAGATGGCCGACTGGATCGACGAGTCGTTTGAGCGCGGCGTTCTCCTCCAGCAGGACATTGAGGAGATCGCTGCGGCCCATGCCGCTGCCCGTGCAGCCTTTGCACCTGACGCGCCCGTGCTTCTCTCGCCGACCGACACGAAGCCTTCGCCTCTCCGCTCGCGCCACGTCAAGCCTGTTCGTGACTACAAGAAGAACCCGCCCAACAAGACCCTGGGTGATGCTGACCTTGGATCTGGCCTTGGCAACATtgacacggacgacgagggcatcATTGCATTCACACCAAAGAGCAAGAAGCGcacgccaccaccatcacaGTTTGCACCTGTGCCTCGCCGCTCATCCAAGGAGTCGTTGAACCGCTCCAACTCGATCCCACGattcgacgccgacgactcTCACTCGTCGGGCGACACGATGTCAATCGACACGCCAACCAACTCGGTCATGTACTCGCCTGTCGAGTCTAAGGGCACTGGAGCGTTTGCCTTCTTCTCCCGGCCATCAGCCGCTGCCCCCAAGCCATTGAAGGCGGGACCATCAAAGTCGGCTGCGACAGCGCTGTACTCTGGCAGCGGACCCGCGTTCCGTCGCGGCTCGATGCAGAACCCGAGCCTGGCGGCTGCCGTCGCCAGTGCCGCACGTGCCGCGAGCCCAGCACTTGCAGCCGCCGGTCTCGTCCCCGAGCGTGTCGTCAGCCTCGACAATGACGAGCTCatgcgccgtcgtcgcgcagagGCTGTGCTCGGCCTGGGCCAGGTCGACTCTGGCGAAAActcggccgacgagaagTGA
- the FTH1 gene encoding Iron transporter FTH1, with amino-acid sequence MAFTDYFSVVATFIALRETLEAGIIIAVLLGFIEQLIPHRPSELASGSRTLLVPPAAAGDDEPAAYSTFDRARRDSERAPRIPPELLSPTLSARTFESDRLSISDDGNDDDEHHPAHAHRFDRAKLVRTLTLQVWSGALLGLAAASVLGGIFLYVFYTFAHDLWQDAENLWEGIFCGIAALIILVMGIAFLRLPHARTKWRLKLLAAVENEAGVGDHHHSAKHHRRRIRARAARGWILFGLPFITVLREGLEGVVFLGGIGVTDKPKAIFFGALAGFAIGGALAYTLFSKSEGMTLQRFTTVSTLILFIVGAGLASRSAYSLERQYFINGVGADAAESGDGPGSYRVAGNIWKLTWGNPEVGHEGYSGWWQLAQSLCGWNNIGTVWTVGTYQVYWIIIIATLVRLKWKEGRTDLFGHKSKRGWELHKRRRVAARQEGEEEGLLAPADDEPVASGSGSRTDQ; translated from the exons ATGGCGTTCACAGATTACTTCTCG GTCGTCGCGACGTTCATCGCGCTTCGCGAGACGCTCGAAGCCGGCATCATCA TCGCCGTGCTCCTAGGCTTCATCGAGCAGCTGATCCCCCACCGGCCCAGCGAGCTGGCGAGCGGGAGCCGCACGCTCCTCGtcccgcctgctgctgcgggggaCGACGAACCCGCCGCCTACTCCACCTTTGAccgcgcccggcgcgactcggagcgcgcgccgcggatcCCGCCCGAGCTCCTCTCGCCCAcgctctcggcgcgcacgtTCGAGTCGGACCGCCTGAGcatcagcgacgacggcaacgacgacgacgaacacCACCCCGCGCATGCGCACCGCTTCGACCGGGCAAAGCTCGTGCGCACCCTCACCCTCCAGGTGTggagcggcgcgctgctcggcctcgcggccgcgtcggtgCTGGGTGGTATCTTCCTCTATGTG TTCTACACCTTCGCCCACGACCTGTGGCAGGACGCCGAGAACCTGTGGGAGGGCATCTTCTgcggcatcgcggcgctcatcatcctcgtcatGGGCATTGCGTTCCTCCGCCtcccgcacgcgcgcacaaAGTGGCGTctcaagctgctcgccgcggtggagaacgaggccggcgtaggcgaccaccaccacagcgccaagcaccaccggcggcgtatccgcgcgcgcgcggcgcgcggctggATCCTCTTCGGCCTGCCCTTCATCACTGTCCTGCGTGAGGGGCTGGAgggcgtcgtcttcctcggcggtATCGGCGTCACggacaagcccaaggccatcttcttcggcgcgctggctggcttcgcgatcggcggcgcgctcgcatACACGCTCTTCTCGAAGAGCGAGGGCATGACGCTGCAGCGCTTCACGACCGTGTCGACGCTCATCCTGTTCATCGTCGGTGCTGGcctcgcgtcgcgctcggcgtacTCGCTCGAACGGCAGTACTTTATCAacggtgtcggcgccgacgcggcagagagcggcgacggcccaGGCTCGTACCGCGTCGCAGGCAACATCTGGAAGCTGACCTGGGGCAACCCCGAGGTCGGGCACGAGGGCTACTCTGGCTGGTGGCAGCTCGCGCAGAGCCTGTGCGGGTGGAACAACATCGGCACCGTGTGGACCGTCGGCACATACCAGGTCTACTGGATCATCATTATCGCGACGCTCGTGCGGCTCAAGTGGAAGGAGGGCCGCACCGACCTCTTCGGACACAAGTCCAAGCGCGGCTGGGAGCTCcacaagcgccgccgcgtcgctgcccgccaggagggcgaggaggagggcctgCTTGCCCCCGCTGACGACGAGCCTgtggcctcgggctcgggctcgcgtACCGACCAGTAG
- the apm2 gene encoding AP-2 complex subunit mu, producing MISAFFIFNQKGEVLISRLFRADVKRSISDVFRIQVVSNADVRSPIITLGSTSFFHVRINNVFVVAVTKCNASAALVFEFLYRFITISRSYFGKLDEESVKNNFVLIYELLDEIMDFGYPQNSEIDTLKMYIATEGIKSEMAVREDSSKITIQATGATSWRRADVKYRKNEAFVDVIETVNMLMSKDGAVLRADVDGQILMRAYLSGMPECKFGLNDKLVLDAKRGDSTTKSDSAVELDDCQFHQCVRLGKFDSDRSISFIPPDGEFELMRYRSTTNINLPFRLQTHVTDPTKSRVEYTIHLRASFDSKLNANNVVVRIPTPLNTTKVEAKVAVGKAKYQPADNFIVWKIPRIQGQQECTLTAEADLAMTTHRQPWSRPPIEVDFSVVMFTASGLLVRFLKVFEKSGYQSVKWVRYLSKANGTYQIRF from the exons ATGATCTCG GCATTCTTCATCTTCAACCagaagggcgag GTCCTCATCTCGCGACTGTTCCGGGCCGACGTCAA GCGCTCTATCTCAGACGTGTTCCGCATCCAGGTCGTGTCTAACGCCGACGTGCGCTCGCCCATTATCACGCTCGGCTCAACGTCGTTCTTCCATGTGCGCATCAACAATGtgttcgtcgtcgccgtgacCAA GTGCAACGCGTCCGCGGCTCTCGTGTTCGAGTTCCTGTACCGATTCATcaccatctcgcgctcgtaCTTTGGTAAActggacgaggagagcgtcAAGAACAACTTTGTGCTGATCTACGAATTGCTCGATG AGATCATGGACTTTGGATACCCCCAGAACTCGGAGATTGACACGCTCAAGATGTACATTGCGACCGAGGGCATTAAGTCGGagatggcggtg CGCGAGGACTCGTCCAAGATTACGATCCAGGCGACTGGTGCGACGTCTTGGCGCCGCGCAGACGTCAAGTACCGCAAGAACGAGGCTTTCGTCGACGTTATCGAGACGGTCAACATGCTCATGAGCAAGGACG gTGCTGTGCTCcgtgccgacgtcgacggccagATCCTCATGAGAGCATACCTCAGCGGCATGCCCGAGTGCAAGTTTGGCCTGAACGAcaagctcgtgctcgacgccaagcgcggcgactcgACGACCAAGTCGGACagcgcggtcgagctcgacgactgCCAGTTCCACCAGTGTGTGCGACTCGGCAAGTTTGACTCGGACAGGTCCATTAGCTTCATTCCCCCCGATGGCGAGTTCGAGTTGATGCG TTACCGCTCTACAACCAACATCAACCTGCCGTTCCGACTCCAGACGCACGTCACCGACCCCACAAAGTCGCGCGTCGAGTACACGATCCACCTGCGCGCAAGTTTCGACTCGAAGCTCAACGCCAACAATGTCGTCGTGCGCATCCCCACGCCTCTCAACAcgaccaaggtcgaggccaaggtcgcgGTCGGCAAGGCAAAATACCAGCCCGCCGACAACTTTATCGTGTGGAAGATCCCCAGGATACAGGGCCAGCAGGAGTGTACCCtcacggccgaggccgacctggcCATGACGACGCACCGCCAGCCGTGGTCGCGTCCCCCTATTGAGGTCGACTTTTCCGTCGTCATGTTCACGGCGTCTGGCCTGCTCGTGCGCTTCCTCAAGGTGTTTGAGAAGAGCGGATACCAGAGTGTCAAGTGGGTGCGATACCTTTCCAAGGCGAATGGCACGTACCAAATTAGG TTCTAG